One window of Dermacentor andersoni chromosome 7, qqDerAnde1_hic_scaffold, whole genome shotgun sequence genomic DNA carries:
- the LOC126533796 gene encoding lysosomal aspartic protease-like has product MHILALSLFVVLGSRGHCVAQSPSNVPARNADRTISVPLVNHKNLTYTMVLKIGTPRQEFKVMLDPAGITWVPAYYCTEGEPCFGHKMYDYTESTTQTTDWEDGVTDFGTGHVTGFTFRDTHQLGGVDVGNLYFVSGTGFHEVPSFVNEPFDGVFGLRLGTNSSLYEMASSGVIGKPWVGLYFSTNENVQGEALFGGANKQHYEGPLTFVDALDSAFQFRLDAYEIVGQKHMLQQSASWARPAPTESFIGGPASEINKINTLLAARKDQNGKYELRCNIRPSEVTFVIGEKNIVLRPEDYMVKVRTASGTICYSGFVEAEKTANASWQFGLVFLRRVYTVLEAPLESSGHGRLGLAIAH; this is encoded by the exons CAACGTCCCGGCCCGGAATGCTGACCGTACAATATCCGTTCCATTGGTCAACCACAAAAAT CTCACATACACCATGGTGCTGAAGATAGGTACGCCACGACAGGAATTCAAGGTCATGCTTGATCCAGCGGGAATTACCTGGGTTCCTGCCTACTACTGCACCGAAGGAGAACCCTGCT ttGGACACAAGATGTACGACTACACCGAGTCGACAACGCAAACAACCGATTGGGAGGACGGCGTCACTGACTTTGGCAC GGGCCACGTCACCGGATTCACATTTCGGGATACACACCAACTAGGTGGTGTCGACGTCGGGAATCTCTATTTCGTCAGCGGCACCGGCTTCCATGAAGTACCCAGCTTCGTGAACGAGCCGTTCGATGGCGTTTTCGGACTCCGCCTCGGTACGAACTCGTCGCTTTACGAAATGGCCAGCTCAGGAGTCATCGGCAAGCCCTGGGTGGGACTGTACTTCAGCACCAACGAAAACGTTCAAGGTGAAGCGCTGTTTGGGGGAGCGAACAAGCAGCACTACGAGGGTCCGCTGACTTTCGTGGATGCCCTCGACAGTGCTTTCCAGTTCCGTCTGGATGC GTACGAAATAGTTGGTCAGAAGCACATGCTACAACAGTCTGCATCGTGGGCTCGGCCAGCTCCAACCGAATCATTCATTGGTGGCCCAGCCAGTGAAATCAACAAAATCAACACCCTACTCGCCGCACGTAAAGACCAGAATGGAAAA TACGAGCTTCGCTGCAACATCAGGCCCTCCGAGGTCACCTTCGTGATTGGTGAGAAGAACATTGTTCTACGGCCAGAAGACTACATGGTGAAG GTTCGCACTGCTTCCGGCACGATATGCTACAGCGGCTTCGTCGAAGCGGAAAAGACGGCGAACGCAAGTTGGCAGTTCGGCCTGGTGTTCCTCCGACGAGTATACACCGTTCTCGAGGCGCCGCTCGAGTCCTCAGGCCACGGCC